The Streptomyces sp. P9-A4 genome contains a region encoding:
- a CDS encoding ABC transporter ATP-binding protein, with protein MTALLEVEDLRVAYGKIEAVKGISFSVDAGEVVTLIGTNGAGKTTTLRTLSGLLKPVGGQIKFEGKSLRKIPAHKIVSLGLAHSPEGRHIFPRMSIEENLLLGAFLRKDTAGIAKDVQRAYDLFPILGERRKQAAGTLSGGEQQMLAMGRALMSQPKLLMLDEPSMGLSPIMMQKIMATIAELKAQGTTILLVEQNAQAALALADQGHVMEIGKIVLSGTGQNLLHDESVRKAYLGED; from the coding sequence ATGACCGCACTGCTCGAAGTCGAGGACCTGCGCGTCGCCTACGGAAAGATCGAGGCCGTCAAGGGCATCTCCTTCTCCGTCGACGCCGGTGAGGTCGTCACCCTCATCGGCACCAACGGCGCCGGGAAGACCACCACCCTGCGGACCCTCTCCGGGCTCCTCAAGCCGGTCGGCGGCCAGATCAAGTTCGAGGGCAAGTCCCTCCGCAAGATCCCCGCGCACAAGATCGTCTCGCTGGGTCTGGCCCACTCCCCCGAGGGCCGCCACATCTTCCCCCGGATGTCGATCGAGGAGAACCTGCTTCTCGGCGCCTTCCTCCGGAAGGACACCGCGGGCATCGCCAAGGACGTCCAGCGCGCCTACGACCTCTTCCCGATCCTGGGCGAGCGTCGCAAGCAGGCGGCCGGCACGCTCTCCGGCGGTGAGCAGCAGATGCTCGCCATGGGCCGGGCGCTGATGTCCCAGCCGAAGCTGCTCATGCTCGACGAGCCCTCGATGGGTCTCTCGCCGATCATGATGCAGAAGATCATGGCGACCATCGCCGAGCTGAAGGCCCAGGGCACCACCATCCTGCTCGTCGAGCAGAACGCCCAGGCGGCGCTGGCCCTGGCGGACCAGGGTCACGTGATGGAGATCGGCAAGATCGTGCTCTCGGGCACGGGGCAGAACCTGCTCCACGACGAGTCCGTCCGCAAGGCGTACCTCGGCGAGGACTGA
- a CDS encoding ANTAR domain-containing response regulator: MTAPESPQPADDADTSHVPPLTTRVVIAEDEALIRLDLKEMLEEEGYTVVGEAGDGATAVELAREHRPDLVILDVKMPVLDGISAAEKIAGESIAPVLMLTAFSQRELVERARDAGAMAYLVKPFSKSDVVPAIEMAVSRFSELRALEQEVADLSQRLETRKLVDRAKSVLQTQYGLTEPAAFRWIQKTSMDRRMSMQQVAEAVIEDAEEKKAAKGQ, translated from the coding sequence GTGACCGCCCCCGAGTCGCCCCAGCCCGCCGACGACGCCGACACGTCGCACGTCCCGCCGCTGACGACCCGCGTCGTCATCGCCGAGGACGAGGCCCTCATCCGCCTCGACCTCAAAGAGATGCTGGAGGAAGAGGGCTACACGGTCGTCGGTGAGGCCGGCGACGGCGCCACCGCCGTCGAGCTCGCCCGCGAGCACCGCCCCGACCTCGTCATCCTCGATGTGAAGATGCCCGTCCTCGACGGCATCTCGGCCGCCGAGAAGATCGCGGGCGAGTCCATCGCCCCGGTCCTCATGCTCACCGCCTTCTCGCAGCGCGAGCTCGTCGAGCGGGCCCGGGACGCCGGCGCCATGGCGTACCTCGTGAAGCCGTTCAGCAAGAGCGACGTCGTGCCGGCCATCGAGATGGCCGTCTCCCGCTTCTCCGAACTGCGCGCCCTGGAGCAGGAGGTCGCGGACCTCTCCCAGCGCCTGGAGACCCGCAAGCTGGTGGACCGCGCCAAGTCGGTCCTGCAGACCCAGTACGGGCTGACGGAGCCGGCCGCGTTCCGCTGGATCCAGAAGACCTCCATGGACCGCCGCATGTCGATGCAGCAGGTCGCCGAGGCGGTCATCGAGGACGCCGAGGAGAAGAAGGCGGCCAAGGGCCAGTAG
- the pyk gene encoding pyruvate kinase gives MRRAKIVCTLGPATETYDQIKALVEAGMDVARFNLSHGSYVEHEERYRNVRKASDETGRSVGVLADLQGPKIRLGRFREGPVLLERGDEFAITVEPMEGDRHCCGTTYSGLAADVTAGERILVDDGRVTLEVTSVEGPRVNTLVIEGGMVSDHKGLNLPGVSVSVPALSEKDIEDLRWALRIGADVIALSFVRSARDIDDVHRIMDEEDRRLPVIAKIEKPQAVENIEEIVAAFDGIMVARGDLGVEMPLEQVPIVQKRAVKLAKRNAKPVIVATQMLDSMIDNSRPTRAEASDVANAVIDGTDAVMLSGETSVGRYPIETVRTMSRIVEAAEEDVLAKGLPPLTERNKPRTQGGAVARAAAEMGDFLGAKFLVAFTQSGDTVKRLSRYRSPIPLLAFTPEPETRSQLNLTWGVETFLGPHVDSTDAMVAQVDEELLRIGRCRKGDIVVITAGSPPGVAGSTNLVRVHHIGEALT, from the coding sequence ATGCGCCGAGCGAAAATCGTTTGTACCCTTGGGCCCGCCACCGAAACATACGACCAGATCAAGGCGTTGGTCGAGGCCGGAATGGACGTGGCCCGCTTCAATCTCAGCCACGGTTCGTACGTCGAGCACGAGGAGCGCTACCGGAACGTCCGCAAAGCCTCCGACGAGACCGGCCGCAGCGTCGGGGTCCTCGCCGACCTTCAAGGTCCGAAGATCCGCCTCGGCCGCTTCCGCGAAGGTCCCGTACTCCTTGAACGCGGAGACGAGTTCGCCATCACCGTCGAGCCGATGGAGGGCGACCGTCACTGCTGCGGGACGACCTACTCGGGCCTCGCCGCGGACGTGACCGCCGGGGAGCGCATCCTCGTCGACGACGGCCGCGTCACCCTGGAGGTCACCTCCGTCGAGGGCCCCCGGGTGAACACCCTGGTCATCGAGGGCGGCATGGTCTCCGACCACAAGGGCCTCAACCTCCCCGGTGTCTCCGTCTCCGTCCCCGCCCTCTCCGAGAAGGACATCGAGGACCTGCGGTGGGCGCTGCGCATCGGCGCCGACGTCATCGCCCTGTCCTTCGTCCGCAGCGCCCGTGACATCGACGACGTGCACCGGATCATGGACGAGGAGGACCGCCGGCTGCCCGTCATCGCCAAGATCGAGAAGCCGCAGGCCGTCGAGAACATCGAGGAGATCGTCGCCGCCTTCGACGGCATCATGGTCGCCCGCGGCGACCTGGGCGTCGAAATGCCCCTGGAGCAGGTGCCGATCGTCCAGAAGCGCGCCGTCAAGCTGGCCAAGCGCAATGCCAAGCCGGTCATCGTCGCCACCCAGATGCTCGACTCGATGATCGACAACTCCCGCCCCACCCGCGCGGAGGCGAGCGATGTCGCCAACGCCGTCATCGACGGCACCGACGCGGTGATGCTCTCCGGTGAGACCAGCGTCGGCCGCTACCCGATCGAGACCGTGCGCACCATGAGCCGGATCGTCGAGGCCGCCGAGGAGGACGTCCTCGCGAAGGGCCTGCCGCCGCTGACCGAGCGGAACAAGCCCCGGACCCAGGGCGGCGCGGTGGCCCGCGCGGCGGCCGAGATGGGTGACTTCCTCGGCGCCAAGTTCCTCGTGGCCTTCACGCAGTCCGGCGACACGGTCAAGCGGCTGTCCCGCTATCGCTCGCCGATCCCGCTGCTTGCCTTCACCCCGGAGCCGGAGACCCGCTCCCAGCTCAATCTGACCTGGGGCGTCGAGACCTTCCTCGGCCCGCACGTCGACTCGACGGACGCGATGGTGGCCCAGGTGGACGAGGAACTGCTGCGGATCGGCCGCTGCCGGAAGGGCGACATCGTGGTCATCACGGCGGGCTCCCCGCCGGGTGTCGCGGGATCGACGAACCTGGTCCGGGTGCATCACATCGGAGAGGCTCTGACGTAG
- a CDS encoding SIMPL domain-containing protein — MTQEHPTPEAPQVTVRGEGRLEVDPELAQVWVTVAVRGTDRAAALADLTGRNARVLDLLKAQGTSVEKVETGSLSIAPDLGRRGRGERVQSYRGRVLVKAELTDFTVLGELVARLADLEMTSVEGPWWALRPDSPAYAEARRLAVTEAVQRARAYAEALGTSLASLLELSDAGADRGPMSRDMGYGGGPVAFAAEAAGGAPALDLEPQRQTVTAEVVARFTMRPPAL, encoded by the coding sequence ATGACGCAGGAACACCCGACCCCCGAGGCGCCCCAGGTGACGGTCCGTGGGGAGGGCCGCCTCGAGGTCGATCCCGAGCTGGCCCAGGTCTGGGTGACGGTCGCCGTGCGCGGGACGGACCGGGCGGCGGCGCTCGCCGACCTGACCGGGCGCAACGCCCGGGTGCTCGATCTGCTCAAGGCGCAGGGCACGTCGGTGGAGAAGGTGGAGACGGGCAGTCTGTCGATCGCCCCGGACCTCGGCAGGCGCGGGCGCGGCGAGCGGGTGCAGAGCTATCGGGGCCGGGTCCTGGTGAAGGCCGAGCTGACCGACTTCACGGTGCTCGGGGAGCTGGTGGCGCGGCTGGCCGATCTGGAGATGACGAGCGTGGAGGGCCCGTGGTGGGCGCTGCGGCCGGACTCCCCGGCGTACGCGGAGGCGCGCCGGCTCGCGGTGACGGAGGCGGTGCAGCGGGCGCGGGCGTACGCGGAGGCGCTCGGCACCTCGCTGGCCTCACTCCTCGAACTGTCGGACGCCGGCGCGGACCGGGGCCCGATGTCGAGGGACATGGGGTACGGCGGGGGGCCGGTCGCCTTCGCGGCGGAGGCGGCCGGCGGAGCCCCGGCGCTCGACCTGGAACCGCAGCGGCAGACGGTCACGGCGGAGGTCGTGGCACGGTTCACGATGCGGCCGCCCGCACTCTGA
- a CDS encoding bifunctional metallophosphatase/5'-nucleotidase, which translates to MPLNRRTFLERTAAAGAGVAVAGAVAVPAEAHGPGRPRPQKRYSFTVMGTTDLHGNVFNWDYFTDKEFDDKAHNDVGLAKISTLVDQVRAAKGRRNTLLIDAGDTIQGTQLSYYYAKVDPITARRGPVHPMAQAMNAIGYDAAALGNHEFNYGIPVLRKFEEQCDFPLLGANALDARTLRPAFAPYSMHCLRTPHGKDVKVAVLGLTNPGIAIWDKANVSGKMVFPGLEEQAAKWVPKLRSMGADVVVVSAHSGSSGTSSYGDQLPYVENAAGLVAEQVPGIDAILVGHAHSEIPEYRVRNKETGKDVVLSEPLKWGQRLTLFDFDLVWEKGRWVVEKVGAQVLNSNTVAEDPEITGLLADEHKKVVAYVNQVIGTSTAAMTTADAPWKDEPIIDLINVVQAETVKAALAGGAYAALPVLSQASCFSRTARIPSGEITIKDAAGLYPFENTMEARLMTGAQLKDYLEYSAKYYVQTPAGAPVDTAKLTNADNTPDYNYDAVSGLTYEIDIAKPAGSRIVNLAFEGKPLDPAAKFVLAVNNYRASGGGAFPHVAGAQQLWANSDEIRNTIIQWVKAKGTVDPGTFASVDWKLTRDGVPVF; encoded by the coding sequence ATGCCGCTGAACCGCAGGACGTTCCTGGAGCGCACCGCCGCCGCCGGGGCCGGAGTGGCCGTCGCCGGAGCCGTAGCCGTTCCCGCCGAGGCCCACGGGCCCGGCCGCCCGCGTCCGCAGAAGCGGTACTCCTTCACCGTGATGGGCACGACCGACCTGCACGGCAACGTCTTCAACTGGGACTACTTCACGGACAAGGAGTTCGACGACAAGGCCCACAACGACGTCGGCCTCGCCAAGATCTCCACCCTCGTCGACCAGGTCCGCGCGGCCAAGGGCCGCCGCAACACCCTGCTCATCGACGCCGGTGACACCATCCAGGGCACCCAGCTCTCCTACTACTACGCCAAGGTCGACCCGATCACCGCCCGCCGCGGCCCGGTCCACCCGATGGCCCAGGCCATGAACGCCATCGGCTACGACGCCGCCGCGCTCGGCAACCACGAGTTCAACTACGGCATCCCGGTGCTGCGGAAGTTCGAGGAGCAGTGCGACTTCCCGCTGCTCGGCGCCAACGCCCTCGATGCCAGGACGCTGCGCCCGGCCTTCGCCCCGTACAGCATGCACTGCCTGCGCACCCCGCACGGCAAGGACGTCAAGGTCGCCGTGCTCGGCCTGACCAACCCCGGCATCGCCATCTGGGACAAGGCGAACGTCAGCGGGAAGATGGTCTTCCCCGGCCTTGAGGAGCAGGCCGCGAAGTGGGTGCCGAAGCTGCGCTCGATGGGCGCCGACGTGGTCGTCGTCTCGGCGCACTCCGGCTCCAGCGGCACCTCCTCGTACGGTGACCAGCTCCCGTACGTCGAGAACGCGGCCGGGCTCGTCGCCGAGCAGGTGCCGGGCATCGACGCGATCCTCGTCGGCCACGCGCACAGCGAGATCCCCGAGTACCGGGTGAGGAACAAGGAGACCGGCAAGGACGTCGTCCTGTCCGAGCCGCTCAAGTGGGGCCAGCGCCTCACCCTCTTCGACTTCGACCTGGTGTGGGAGAAGGGCCGCTGGGTCGTCGAGAAGGTCGGCGCGCAGGTCCTCAACTCCAACACGGTGGCGGAGGACCCGGAGATCACCGGGCTGCTCGCGGACGAGCACAAGAAGGTCGTCGCGTACGTCAACCAGGTCATCGGCACCTCCACCGCCGCCATGACCACGGCCGACGCGCCGTGGAAGGACGAGCCGATCATCGACCTGATCAACGTCGTCCAGGCCGAGACGGTGAAGGCGGCCCTCGCGGGCGGCGCGTACGCGGCCCTGCCGGTGCTCTCGCAGGCCTCCTGCTTCTCGCGTACGGCCCGCATCCCGTCCGGTGAGATCACCATCAAGGACGCCGCCGGCCTGTACCCCTTCGAGAACACCATGGAAGCCCGGCTGATGACGGGCGCCCAGCTGAAGGACTACCTGGAGTACTCGGCGAAGTACTACGTCCAGACCCCGGCGGGCGCGCCCGTCGACACCGCGAAGCTGACGAACGCGGACAACACCCCGGACTACAACTACGACGCCGTGTCCGGTCTGACCTACGAGATCGACATCGCGAAGCCGGCCGGCTCGCGGATCGTGAACCTGGCCTTCGAGGGCAAGCCGCTCGACCCGGCGGCGAAGTTCGTCCTCGCGGTGAACAACTACCGGGCGAGCGGCGGCGGCGCGTTCCCGCACGTCGCGGGCGCCCAGCAGCTGTGGGCGAACTCGGACGAGATCCGCAACACCATCATCCAGTGGGTGAAGGCGAAGGGCACGGTCGACCCGGGCACCTTCGCGTCGGTGGACTGGAAGCTGACCCGGGACGGCGTGCCGGTGTTCTAG
- a CDS encoding lysine N(6)-hydroxylase/L-ornithine N(5)-oxygenase family protein, whose translation MTGSTPKDDLDRPHDLVGIGIGPFNLSLAALAHGVPGGLAATFYEQKPAFQWHPGLLVEGATLQVPFLADLVTLADPASPWTFLNYLKSRERLFPFYFAEKFHIQRAEYDAYCRWVSERLPGLHFGHQVDSVRWNPERRLFEVDFTQIDPDGEAEALGRAYTRNVVLGVGTAPYVPEPLRPLAEAPGVPVIHSADYLTHRETLLRAGHVTVIGSGQSGAEIFLDLLRARPAGAERIHWLTRTEAFAPMEYSKLGLEHFTPDYTRYFHALPEPVRAELMPRQWQLHKGIDAETIAAIHDELYRRTLHGGWPDAVLTPGVRVRTAGRVATTQVELHLEHLQQGSRSRLTTDAVVLATGYRERPVDRMLAGLDPYLRHDSAGRARIDERYRLVLDPSVTGSVYVQNAERHTHGVGAPDLGLAAWRSATILNAVTGKEPYPLPRRTAFTRFGLETREAPVIPSQDRKLTPLTQIV comes from the coding sequence ATGACCGGCAGCACCCCCAAGGACGACCTCGACCGCCCCCACGATCTGGTGGGCATCGGCATCGGCCCCTTCAACCTCTCGCTCGCGGCGCTCGCGCACGGCGTCCCCGGCGGACTCGCCGCCACCTTCTACGAGCAGAAGCCGGCCTTCCAGTGGCACCCGGGGCTCCTCGTCGAGGGCGCCACCCTCCAGGTCCCCTTCCTCGCCGACCTGGTGACCCTGGCGGATCCCGCCAGCCCGTGGACCTTCCTCAACTACCTGAAGAGCCGTGAGCGCCTCTTCCCCTTCTACTTCGCCGAGAAGTTCCACATCCAGCGCGCCGAGTACGACGCCTACTGCCGCTGGGTCAGTGAGCGGCTGCCGGGACTGCACTTCGGCCACCAGGTCGACTCGGTCCGCTGGAACCCCGAACGGCGGCTTTTCGAGGTCGACTTCACCCAGATCGACCCGGACGGCGAGGCGGAGGCCCTGGGCCGCGCCTACACCCGGAACGTCGTCCTGGGCGTCGGCACCGCACCGTACGTCCCCGAGCCGCTCAGGCCGCTCGCCGAGGCCCCCGGCGTCCCGGTGATCCACTCCGCCGACTACCTCACCCACCGCGAGACCCTGCTGCGCGCCGGCCACGTCACCGTGATCGGCTCCGGCCAGTCCGGCGCCGAGATCTTCCTCGACCTGCTCAGGGCCCGCCCCGCCGGAGCCGAGCGCATCCACTGGCTGACCCGCACCGAGGCCTTCGCCCCGATGGAGTACTCCAAGCTGGGCCTGGAGCACTTCACCCCCGACTACACCCGCTACTTCCACGCCCTGCCCGAGCCGGTACGGGCCGAACTCATGCCCCGGCAGTGGCAGCTGCACAAGGGCATCGACGCCGAGACGATCGCGGCCATCCACGACGAGCTGTACCGCCGCACCCTGCACGGCGGCTGGCCGGACGCCGTCCTCACCCCCGGCGTCCGGGTGCGTACGGCGGGCCGTGTCGCCACCACCCAGGTCGAACTGCACCTGGAGCACCTCCAGCAGGGCAGCCGTTCGCGGCTCACCACCGACGCCGTCGTCCTCGCCACCGGCTACCGGGAGCGCCCGGTGGACCGGATGCTGGCGGGGCTCGACCCGTACCTGCGGCACGACTCCGCGGGGCGCGCCCGGATCGACGAGCGCTACCGGCTGGTCCTGGACCCCTCCGTCACCGGCTCCGTGTACGTCCAGAACGCCGAGCGGCACACCCACGGCGTCGGCGCCCCCGACCTCGGCCTCGCGGCCTGGCGCAGCGCGACCATCCTCAACGCGGTCACCGGCAAGGAGCCGTACCCGCTGCCCCGCAGGACCGCCTTCACCCGCTTCGGCCTGGAGACGCGAGAGGCGCCGGTCATCCCGTCCCAGGACCGGAAGCTGACGCCTCTCACACAGATCGTCTAG
- a CDS encoding pyridoxal phosphate-dependent decarboxylase family protein yields the protein MRAAPPPLAGGAPGADALRPLLDTVLDALREGAHARGGPLPAGGPEAAARRVREALGEPLPDTGRGADEALRTLVHALAEGAADPAHPLCAAHLHTPPLALAAAADLAASALNPSMDSWDQAPAASAVEALVTAALAAEVFPAADRPDALVTTGGTESNQLALLLARERHGPALRTVVGANAHHSFHRAAWLLGLPEPVVVPTPRGTLDPAALDTALAALGGPGRPVLVAATAGTTDEGLIDPLPDLAELCEARHAVFHVDAAYGGPALFSRTHRHLLDGLARARTVTVDLHKLGWQPAAAGLLAVRDADDLAVLGHTADYLNADDDTDAGLPDLLGRSLRTTRRPDVLKTAVTLRALGRDGLGVLVDACVDLARDLADLVEKAPGLDLRARPTLTTVLFRPSGAEDTTVAAIRRTLLTEGRAVLGRAEADGRLWLKATLLNPHATPGDLAQLITLVEGSAHR from the coding sequence ATGCGTGCCGCACCCCCACCCCTCGCCGGAGGCGCCCCCGGCGCCGACGCCCTCCGCCCCCTCCTGGACACCGTCCTCGACGCCCTCCGGGAAGGGGCGCACGCCAGGGGCGGGCCCCTCCCGGCCGGCGGTCCGGAGGCGGCGGCACGGCGGGTGCGCGAGGCCCTCGGGGAGCCGCTCCCGGATACGGGCCGGGGCGCCGACGAAGCCCTCCGCACCCTCGTACACGCCCTGGCGGAAGGCGCCGCCGACCCCGCCCACCCCCTCTGCGCCGCCCACCTCCACACCCCGCCCCTCGCACTCGCCGCCGCCGCCGATCTCGCGGCCTCCGCGCTGAACCCGTCCATGGACTCCTGGGACCAGGCGCCCGCCGCCTCCGCCGTGGAGGCCCTGGTGACGGCCGCGCTCGCCGCCGAGGTCTTCCCCGCCGCCGACCGGCCCGACGCCCTCGTCACGACCGGCGGCACCGAGTCCAACCAACTGGCCCTGCTCCTCGCCAGGGAGCGCCACGGCCCCGCCCTCCGTACCGTCGTCGGAGCCAACGCCCACCACTCCTTCCACCGTGCCGCCTGGCTCCTCGGCCTGCCCGAGCCGGTCGTCGTGCCCACGCCCCGGGGGACGCTCGACCCGGCCGCCCTCGACACGGCACTGGCGGCCCTCGGGGGCCCCGGCCGCCCCGTCCTCGTAGCCGCCACCGCGGGCACCACCGACGAGGGCCTGATCGACCCGCTCCCGGACCTCGCCGAACTGTGCGAGGCCCGGCACGCCGTGTTCCACGTCGACGCGGCCTACGGCGGCCCCGCCCTCTTCAGCCGTACCCACCGGCACCTCCTGGACGGCCTGGCCCGCGCCCGTACCGTCACCGTCGACCTGCACAAACTCGGCTGGCAGCCGGCCGCCGCCGGGCTCCTCGCCGTACGCGACGCCGACGACCTCGCCGTCCTCGGACACACCGCCGACTACCTCAACGCCGACGACGACACCGACGCGGGCCTGCCCGACCTGCTCGGCCGCTCCCTGCGCACCACCCGCCGCCCCGACGTCCTCAAGACCGCCGTGACCCTCCGGGCCCTCGGCCGCGACGGGCTCGGCGTCCTCGTCGACGCCTGTGTCGACCTGGCCCGGGACCTCGCCGACCTGGTGGAGAAGGCGCCGGGGCTCGATCTGCGCGCCCGGCCGACGCTCACCACCGTCCTGTTCCGGCCGAGCGGCGCCGAGGACACGACGGTCGCCGCGATCCGCCGCACCCTCCTCACCGAGGGCCGCGCCGTCCTCGGCCGCGCCGAGGCGGACGGCCGGCTCTGGCTCAAGGCCACCCTGCTCAACCCCCACGCCACCCCCGGCGACCTGGCTCAGCTCATCACCCTCGTGGAAGGCAGTGCGCACCGATGA
- the pepN gene encoding aminopeptidase N — MSVLTRDEAQTRAQLLDVHHYRVDLDLTTGDETFHSRSLIRFTARAAGDTFVELKPETLHSALLDGMPLDISALDGNRLPLSVTEGEHVLRISTTMRYSRTGEGMHRFTDPTDGESYAYTQLFMEDVQRVFAAFDQPDLKAVFELSVTAPEGWTVLSNGITEQQPDGRWQSAPTPLLSTYFVCVAAGPWHSIRTEHAGLPFGIHCRRSLAAHLDADADEILAVTRACYDRYHEKFDEPYPFDSYDQAFVPEFNAGAMENPGLVTFRDEFVFRSAVTVTERQSRAMVIAHEMAHMWFGDLVTLRWWDDIWLNESFAEYMGFQTVNEACADLFPDTWVDFGVTRKAWGYEADQRPSTHPVAPDPESVPDTASALLNFDGISYAKGASALRQLVTWLGEKDFLAGINIHFKRHKFGNATLADFIDNLAAATDRDVHAWAEQWLRTTGVDTLTPRLEGEGSQWRLHVDRDGSRPHRIRAGIYDRQPDGALALRERRELDVPQEAPAELTGPRPALVVLNDGDLTYTKLRFDEVSEESALRGLSRIPDALTRAVVWNSLRDMVRDGQLEPAAYLETARAHLADENELALVQGVLGFARHQIADRYVTEAERPAALAVIGEIARALLRRTEDGEEPGLRLTAVRACVDSATTPDKIASWLAEDTVHGGPELDHELRWRILARLAVLGATDETVIAAELERDPSATGQEGAARCRASLPTAEAKAAAWSALFDTDDLSNYLFTATAVGFWQPEQAELVREYVPRFYPAAIALAGRRGPAMAEAAGRYAFPSYAIDADSLALGESHLEADRMIPALHRKLVDQLDDLRRALTARTA, encoded by the coding sequence ATGTCCGTACTGACGCGCGACGAAGCGCAGACCCGTGCCCAGCTCCTCGACGTCCACCACTACCGCGTGGACCTCGACCTCACCACCGGCGACGAGACCTTCCACTCACGGAGCCTCATCCGCTTCACGGCCCGCGCCGCGGGGGACACCTTCGTCGAGCTCAAGCCCGAGACACTGCACTCCGCCCTCCTCGACGGCATGCCCCTCGACATCAGCGCCCTCGACGGCAACCGCCTGCCGCTGAGCGTCACCGAGGGCGAGCACGTCCTGCGGATCAGCACCACCATGCGGTACTCCCGCACCGGCGAGGGCATGCACCGCTTCACGGACCCCACGGACGGCGAGTCGTACGCCTACACCCAGCTCTTCATGGAGGACGTCCAGCGCGTCTTCGCCGCCTTCGACCAGCCCGACCTGAAGGCCGTCTTCGAGCTGTCCGTCACCGCCCCCGAGGGCTGGACCGTCCTCTCCAACGGCATCACCGAGCAGCAGCCCGACGGCCGCTGGCAGTCCGCCCCCACCCCGCTGCTCTCCACCTACTTCGTCTGCGTCGCCGCCGGCCCCTGGCACAGCATCCGCACCGAGCACGCCGGGCTGCCGTTCGGCATCCACTGCCGCCGCTCCCTCGCCGCCCACCTCGACGCCGACGCCGACGAGATCCTCGCCGTCACCAGGGCCTGCTACGACCGCTACCACGAGAAGTTCGACGAGCCGTACCCCTTCGACTCGTACGACCAGGCCTTCGTCCCCGAGTTCAACGCGGGCGCCATGGAGAACCCCGGCCTCGTCACCTTCCGCGACGAGTTCGTCTTCCGCTCCGCCGTCACCGTCACCGAGCGCCAGAGCCGCGCCATGGTCATCGCCCACGAGATGGCCCACATGTGGTTCGGCGACCTCGTCACCCTGCGCTGGTGGGACGACATCTGGCTGAACGAGTCCTTCGCCGAGTACATGGGCTTCCAGACCGTCAACGAAGCCTGCGCCGACCTCTTCCCCGACACCTGGGTCGACTTCGGCGTCACCCGGAAGGCCTGGGGTTACGAGGCCGACCAGCGGCCCTCCACCCACCCCGTCGCCCCCGACCCGGAGTCCGTCCCCGACACCGCCTCCGCGCTCCTCAACTTCGACGGCATCTCCTACGCCAAGGGCGCCTCCGCCCTCCGCCAGCTCGTCACCTGGCTCGGCGAGAAGGACTTCCTCGCCGGCATCAACATCCACTTCAAGCGCCACAAGTTCGGCAACGCCACCCTCGCCGACTTCATCGACAACCTCGCCGCCGCCACCGACCGCGACGTCCACGCCTGGGCCGAGCAGTGGCTGCGCACCACCGGCGTCGACACCCTCACCCCCCGCCTCGAAGGCGAGGGCAGCCAGTGGCGGCTGCACGTCGACCGCGACGGCAGCCGCCCGCACCGCATCCGGGCGGGGATCTACGACCGGCAGCCCGACGGCGCACTCGCCCTGCGCGAGCGCCGCGAGCTCGACGTCCCGCAGGAGGCGCCCGCCGAGCTGACCGGCCCGCGCCCCGCGCTCGTCGTCCTCAACGACGGCGACCTCACCTACACCAAGCTCCGCTTCGACGAGGTCTCCGAGGAGTCCGCCCTGCGCGGCCTCTCCCGCATCCCCGACGCCCTCACCCGGGCCGTCGTCTGGAACAGCCTGCGCGACATGGTCCGCGACGGGCAGCTGGAACCCGCCGCCTATCTGGAGACCGCGCGGGCGCACCTCGCCGACGAGAACGAACTCGCCCTCGTCCAGGGCGTCCTCGGCTTCGCCCGCCACCAGATCGCCGACCGGTACGTCACGGAGGCCGAGCGTCCGGCCGCCCTCGCCGTGATCGGCGAGATCGCCCGCGCGCTGCTCCGCCGCACCGAGGACGGCGAGGAGCCCGGACTGCGCCTGACCGCCGTCCGCGCCTGCGTGGACAGCGCCACCACCCCCGACAAGATCGCCTCCTGGCTCGCCGAGGACACCGTCCACGGCGGCCCGGAACTCGACCACGAGCTGCGCTGGCGCATCCTCGCCAGGCTCGCCGTCCTCGGCGCCACCGACGAGACCGTGATCGCCGCGGAACTCGAGCGGGACCCGAGCGCCACCGGGCAGGAGGGCGCCGCCCGCTGCCGGGCCTCGCTCCCCACGGCGGAGGCCAAGGCGGCGGCCTGGTCGGCCCTCTTCGACACGGACGACCTGTCCAACTACCTGTTCACCGCCACCGCCGTGGGCTTCTGGCAGCCCGAACAGGCGGAGCTGGTACGGGAGTACGTGCCGCGCTTCTACCCGGCCGCCATCGCGCTCGCCGGCCGCCGGGGCCCGGCGATGGCGGAGGCGGCGGGGCGCTACGCGTTCCCGTCGTACGCGATCGACGCGGACTCCCTGGCCCTGGGCGAGTCCCACCTCGAGGCGGACCGGATGATCCCGGCCCTCCACCGCAAGCTGGTGGACCAACTGGACGACCTGCGCCGCGCGCTGACGGCCCGAACGGCGTGA